The genomic region CACATGTTGCACTTAGTTATATCCGTCGAAGCTACTTCTTATGACACACAAGCCGGCCAAGGGCGGCGCCTGGTCTCATGTGAGAAATTACAGATATGCCTTCAGTCTGGTTTAAAAAGGCAAACTACCAATTGAGAAACTCAGCTGAATTTTGGTAACAACCCATTGCCAAAAGCTATGGGATCAGCCTTATGTTGCTGTAGTTCAGACAAGGTTGATGAAGGGTATGCaaaaaactcaaattttgATTCATCTGTTGAGCTAAATTTGTGCTTATCTAGTAGCAATCTTGTAGATGAGTAATGTTTTCCTTTAGATTATGCTGAAAAATTTAGCCATTGCCTTTTTAGGGTAAGCGTGGTTACTCCAGGGAATACAACATGGAGAATATTCACATACAAAGAGTTGCATACGGCTACTAATGGTTTCAGAGACGATAACATGCTAGGAGAAGGTGGCTTTGGAAGTGTTTACTTGGGTAAAACCAGTGACGGCCTTCAGGTATTCATGTCATcctgttttttatttttttatttttttgttaggCCATTgtgctaaatggttttattttcttgattcTATGCAGATAGctgttaagaaattaaaagccATGACTTCAAAAGCTGAAATGGAATTTGCAGTGGAAGTTGAAGTTCTTGGAAGGGTTAGGCACAAGAACCTCTTGGGCCTAAGGGGTTACTGCGTTGGTACTGATCAAAGGCTCATAGTTTATGATTACATGCCAAATCTGAGTTTGCTGTCTCATCTGCACGGTCAATATGCTCGTGAGGTTCTATTAGATTGGAAAAGGAGAATGAAGATTGCTATTGGCTCTGCAGAAGGCATATTGTAAGTCTGGTTCTTGTctgttaataaaaaaatggctACATGGTTAAGCATATAGAGCATTTACATAGTTCTGAATTGCAACTTGGCATACCCCAGTGCACAGGTCTTATCAGATCTCCAGTTTCTTTATCTACCAATTAAAAAGGTTAGACCAATAACATATATACTGCTTCGATCCAAACAAGGTAATCTGCTGTATaaggaaattaaattaatgtcAAGAAGCGTAGACTCACATTTTAAATTGATGGTGTCATAGGTACTGCAGAGTGGTTCTccattattaaaattatatacatatatatatatatatatatatatatatatataaggtgTCACCGCTATTTATAGAAATCTAAAAcattttgtatatataataatttttcgtccatattttttaaattcttggagtttaataaatttcattgtgttgatatttttgttatttactttttaatttttgacaaaaaacaaataaaaggcagaaagttaaaacaaaattgaggTCACTTAGAAATGTTTAAAACATTCTCTAACTACGGTTGCCAATGTTAGGTACTTGCATCATGAGGTAACACCACACATCATTCATAGAGACATTAAGGCAAGTAATGTGCTGCTCGATTCAGATTTTGAACCGTTGGTTGCTGATTTTGGGTTTGCGAAACTAATCCCAGAAGGTGTGAGCCACATGACGACCCGTGTTAAGGGTACTTTAGGATACCTGGCACCAGAATATGCCATGTGGGGAAAGGTTTCCGAAAGTTGCGATGTTTATAGTTTTGGTATTCTCTTGCTTGAGCTTCTCACAGGAAGAAAGCCTATAGAAAAGTTGCCTGGTGGTGTGAAGAGGACTATAACTGAATGGGCAGAGCCATTTATAGCTAAAGGGAGGTTTAAAGACCTTGTTGATCCAAAGCTTAGAGGAAATTTCGATGAAAACCAATTGAAACAAGCCATAAATGTTGCTGCTCTTTGCGTGCAAAATGAACCTGAGAAGCGGCCAAGCATGAAGGAAGTGGTTGGTATGCTAAAAGGGTATGACAGTAGAGGCAAGGTGATGAAGACGAGAATGCATAGCGTCAAGTATAGGGAAGAATTACTGGCACTTGATCAAAcaagtgatgatgatgatgatggtggtcTAGAGGAAAGCTATGGAGTATTTGGTGCCATGGAAGTCCAGAAGATGCAAGACCCTTACAGGCGCTATGGAGATAGGAAAACAACCAAACATGTTTGAGAAAGTTTAATTACCTGCACTACTCTTGATTTTGTTGATATGAACGAGGCACATGTTTACTCTATGTCAGTAGAATATGGTTTGGGAAAGATTGTTGCTTGATATATACATAGTTTTGTCCTTGACAAAGTGGGAGgacattataatttattaccattttgttatattcattaaatttgatcaatcACTGACATAGGACAACCATTGAAAATTTGAGACATTGATAACTAATAAGATCAAATTAGTTTGATTGGGGTTTTACTTTCTCCATCTAATTCCTTTTGTTTTAAGATAAactttcaaaatattattcaacGGAGGGGTGGCAAAGTTCAACACTTCAAACGTACCGACTCATCTGGTTCACATTATTTGTAGAAGATAAACACATCAAAGTTAAACGTAAAACCCCATATCACTGTCACAGTCCGAGGCAAATTCATGTCAATGTCCAAATCTGTCTCATAGTTGGCATGAGATAGCCCTACCTTATTAGCTCCATTGCAGCCCTCTCCATGCTTCTTTAGCTCCTACTCATAATAGCGTAAACTCTCGCGACAAGCAACCTCGTAAACGTCATCATCCATTTcagcttttttcttttccgtCTCATATGTTGACGTCGGGGCGTTGTTAAAGACACTTGGACATTGTGAAAGACATCAATCGTGACGAGGTTGAAAATCCCACTAAAGTGAATCACCAATCTTGGCAAGGTCAGAAAACCCTACTAAGATAAAGAATAGCCAAAATCTCACTTTGGTTGGCTAGGCCAAAGATACTAAAACCTCTTACTTTTTAAAAAGAGTTTAGAGAAATAAACACTCCttcttaagaaaatattatttattaactctcaACTTGAATGTGTATAATAACTAAGCATAAGGGTCTTATTTGTAGTATTATAGGCCCATATCCTAATAAactctacttctagttatcttatacaattaaaataattaacaagagatttaaataaaataggtgttctattcctaaatagaacatgactatcctaatcaaatactattttttaaaagtattaaaatcctaataaaaataagaaaaaaatcctaatagaataaagaaaataaatcctaaatcaactaaaattagtaaaaactaaattaaataaaatataatccTAGACGCTCCTGCGTCATTCTCCTCGGGTCAGAAAAATGCAGCTTCGACGAGTAAGCCTTGACATACTCCATATTTGGATCCACATACTGTCATAATCCATACCAACCATTTCAACAATTCGTCCATTGTTTTGAAGGTTATTATCCATTCATCTCCAAGTTGTATTCAAAATTGATGATAGCCTTTCTTCAAATCTATCTTCAAAAACACCTTAGAACCAATGAGGTGATCAAGCATGTTATCCAGTCGAGGAATAGGAAAATCATACTTAACTGTAGTCTTGTTAACGGCATGGTTGTCCATAAAGCTTCTTAATAAGTTTCCCAAACTTTTGTTGACTAATTATGTTTGACCATGCTTGGATAAGGGTGAAGATATTTCATTCTCTTTAAAGACTAATAAGAGACATAAATGGTTGGACTCAAAATAAGCTTTGTTTAAGCCAGACACAGTGATGAGTGTTTTATCATTCTCTTGTTTCTTTGGGCAGTCTTCTAGCTTTAATGGAGTTAACATAATTTTTACTCCATCCTTAATGAAGGAATAAGTATTCTTGTATCCATCATGGTGAGCTTGACGATCATATTGCCATGGGTGTCCTAACAACAAGTAGCATGCGTCCATTGGGATAACATCACACTAAACTTCATCTTCATACTTATTTCGAATAGAGAATTGAATACAACAGCGCTTTGTTACCTTAACTTCGTTTCCTTTTCTTAGCCATTGTAATTTGTAAGGATGAAGATGTACTTCAGTTGGAAGTTTCAACTTTTCCACCATGTAGTCGGCAATAACATTCTCACAGCTTTCACTATCAATAATGACATTACAAACCTTCCCTTAAGATGTGCACCTTGTATAGAATATGTTGTGACGCAACCAACTTTCATCTTCAGTCATCATAGTAGTGTTGAGGTTATGACGAACAATAAAAGCTTCTCCATGGTCAGCAGAAATTTCTTCTATCTCTTCGTTGTTGAATATTTCTAACTTTTCCTCTATTTTGTCATCATATTCATCATAAACTGGTTCTAATTTTTTCTAATCCAcataatctttttcttctattaaAGAAATAATTCTTTGATTCGAACAATCAAAAGCAATATGCCCAAATCCTTGGTATTTGAAGCACTTTTTGTTGACATTAGAAGCATGAGTAGAAGTAATNTTCTTTGATTCGAACAATCAAAAGCAATATGCCCAAATCCTTGGTATTTGAAGCACTTTTTGTTGACATTAGAAGCATGAGTAGAAGTAATCTCTTTATCATTACTATTTGCAGTTTTGGAAGAGTTTACCTTTGGAGACGGAATAGTTACTGAACTTTGACTTCCACAGTTTGAGGTAGATTCTTGTTGTCTAGATGAACTCATTGAGCTTTTCCATGATCATTGTTTCTCAACCTTTAGTGCTAATCTGATGACATCATTTAAGTTCCAATACGGTTGTAGTTGAACAATATCTGCAATTTCAACATTGCGACCCCCAAGATAACGAGCTATAGTTTGTTCTTCAAGTTCATGGACATTGCACTTCATGCGAAGTTGTTCGAATTCCATTGTATATTCGTCCACCGACATTGTCTTTTGCCTCAAGttatgaaatttgataaaaatttcttgTCGATAATGCTCAGAAAGGAACTTACGCCTGAGTTCTCGACGCATCTTATCCTATGTTCTGATCTTGTTACGACCTTCTCTTTCTCGTTGTCGTTTGAGATTTTTCCACCAAATAAAGGCAtgcttcttcaatttaattgctACAAGCTTCACACATTTTTCATCGGGAATATCTTTGAGCTCGAAAACTTTTTCTACTGTGTAGAGCCAGTCAAGGAAGTCATTAGGATGAAGTCTTCCTTTAAAATCAAGAATGTCAACTTTGATTCTCAAATCTCTAGTAGCAGCAGTTCTCAAGCGACGAATAGGTACTTCTACATTAGAGGATGAATGTTGATGAAACGGGTTAGTGTCATTCTCTTCATCACTAGAGCTATTATTGTCGATTTGAGCATCACATCTTGCAAGTTGCTCTTGTAATTCTTGAATTTACTGATATAGTTCTGCAATCTCGATTTCATGATCATCTCTTTGACGATTTTGACGTCTTGGCAGCATTGTATCATATGGTGATGACAATGTGGtgatgtagaaaaaaaaagatgatgatataactataaaataataaataaaattactcGAACAAGGAGTATCGAAACTCGACAGCGAACCTGAACTATGCAAGGAATAATGATCCTCCCGCTCTGATACCAAACTGATGTCGGGGCATTGGCAAAGACAATCTAGGTGTTGTGAAAGACACTAATCGTGGCGAGGTTGAAAACCCCACTGAGGTGAATCACCAATTTTGGCAAGGTTAGAAAACCACACTAAGGTGAAGGATAACCAAAATCTCACTTTGGTTGGCTAGGCCAAAGATACTAAAACCTCTTACTCTTTAAAAATAACCTAGAGAAATAAGCACTCctacttaagaaaatattatttattaactctcaacttaattgtataTAATAACTAAGCCTAAGGgtcctatttatagtattataggcTCATATCCTAATAAAactctacttctagttatctaatacaattaaaataattaacaagagatttaaatgaaaaaggtgttttattcctaaatagaacatgactatcctaatcaaatattatttcttAAAGGTATTAAaatcttgataaaaataagaaaagaatcctaagagaataaagaaaataaatcctaaattaactaaacttagcaaaaactaaattaaataaaaaacaatcctGGACGCTCATGCATCATATGTACAAATGATTTCTTTGATAGCTCGTTCAAGGCAAGCCTTCTCCCCCCTCTCCTTGTGGTCATTCATTTCCATATGCCTCATTCTTTCTAATGATTCCCTCTTTTGCCTTTGCTTCTCCTCCATGCTGAGTGCTTGTTGTATAAGCAAGTCCATCATTCCGGACGGTAGCTTTGGCATGGGATTACATCTCCTATTTCTGCAGCAAGATGCTCTTTACAACGGATAAGACCTACCCACTTTTAGCGTTCACACTAGTTGCATCTCACATGATTTAACTTCCGTTGATCATTGTGCTATTTTTCTAAGCTGTATCAAGTTACCTGagagggagaaaaaaaatgatcaatTTGTGGGGGTAAGCATTTTAAGTTTCTGGTACATTCACAGAAGTCTAAGAGATTAAGGATTCTAAACTTTAAATCTCATCTCTTTGAAGCAATGATAAAAATTTGTAGACTAAACCAatttgttataaattgtgaTAACTTCAaagtatatattaatatatttaccaagttttttaattttgttaagccaaaaagaatttatttagtaGTAAGTAACAAAGAAGTTACAAAAGTTGAAGTTAAACCGTAGGCTTGCAAAACATATTTGACAAAAGACTGCAAAAAATGCAACACAAAAacatacaattttttttttcaaataaaacaagaaatttaATTTCTCTGTTACAAACATTTTCTGATATGtgttaaaatatgaattttttttttgctaagtcaaaattattttattaagcaaCCAAAAGTTTCAATGTTAGAATCAACTAGCATATGCAAAGAACATAGTTCACCTGCAATACCATACAGACAGAAAATTTGCCTAAAGAGTTGATGAAGCACTAATTGACACACAACACCCAAAGCATTAAAAAATAGATTATCGAAAGCCTCCAAACACTTGATAACAAGAAACCTTCATCATCCACGAAGAAGACGAACAACAAAAGAGCTGCCAcaccaaaacaaaaattgtCATTAAGCCAAACCAACCCCAAAAATATTGTATCCAATAGGCCCACGGTTAGTAATAAACCTAGCATAATCATAAAAGATCTACCaatcttttcaaattcaagaCTAAGACTCCTTAGCTTCGAAGCCAGCATGTGTGATAGAGCCTAAATCTCACCATACACAAAAGAACTTCATTAAGAAACTATAAGTCGAAGCTAAAGCCATAACTAAAATCGTAAAATGGTAAATCAGATCTTCAAACAACATCACCAAAACTTTCAAGAAGAATTTCCTAACCAAACAGCCCTTTGATAATCCATGGCAGTTTCAAGATGCAATGAAAGACATTGAACCCATCCAATCAAAAACACAATAAATTCCCAAGACTTTGAAGAAACCGTTCCTTTCCAAAACCAAAGTGTTGTGCATCTCTTTTTTACTTACAAAATCTTAACTCCAAAATAGATCAAGAAAGTAAGCATCCACCAAAGCTACAAAATCTAAGAAAAAATCATTTAGAACCACTGAAATCAATGAGTCATATTAAACATATACATTATGAGAAATACAAGAGAGAATTGAATTTGTAATAATGGTTATGTATTTTTGCattcattttgaatttataGCACATGGCAAACCTCTTGGATAAGGGGATATAACTAGTACAAgattaaatcaaatcataaGATAGGTTAGGATAAGATTACATTAAAGTACATGCTAAGTATACAaacgtttttttttaaataatttttattcattccCTAAAAAACTAGAATGCCATAGCAAGTTTTTAACTTTACTAGTAAAAGACTTCCTTTGGCGTAAAAAGTCTAGCTTTGGGTAGTAGAGCCCTATGCAATTACAAAGCATCAGTTACTCAATAAGCTGTTGGAAGTGACCTAAACAAAGCATCAACCCTGAACAAAGATTAAGTCATTAACCACATCGTCTAAACTTGAATGAACATTCACATgaagaataaaacaaaaaactatCCCAATTAAGCTATATCAACCAAGATCGATACATAGAAAAGACGATCTTAATAAGACCAAACTAAAAAAGTTAGAAGACTGCACAAATTGCAGCCTTAAGAAGATCATGTCTAAGGATGCCTTTGTTTTTTACAACCTCAACTTGTAATCATATGTCTTATTCAAAGGTCCTCTTCATGAATTTTGTAACAAGTATATACCTTTCCCTACTTCCCTAAAACACTACCTTCTTTAAAGCACCTGGGTGTTCAAATCTCTTCAATTGTTGCCTTTGTTTCACTTCCTTTATCAGTTGCCTCTATCTCCATAATTTTTTGAATCATTTCTTCCTTATTTTCCCTAAACTTCAATCCTAATTTTTTGCTTAACTCCCATATTTCCTCTACCTTCTTCTTAAATGTCgaatttcttcttcttatgTCAAAATTCGACACAAACTTCTCTTAGCATTCCTGAACTACAACTCCTACctctaatttttcttcaatttgctcttttaaatttcttttccttttactttTTGATGCAACTATTGGTGCCCTTAACATTTTGCTTCCCTGACTCTTGTTAttccttctcttctttttctcaatctttttattattttgccTTATTTGATTTTCTGGGGAAAATCTCTTCAGATGACATTTCCCTCTTAAACTTCTTCTTACCTTAAGCGTTACCCTCCCCTCTAACTCCTCCATACCATTATTTTCATctacactttttttttcaaggcTACCATCTCATGTTGCCTTTCTTCcttaccttttttttgtttcataattGAAATGTTTCTGCTTAGTTTCTAGCTTTTTCCCTCACTGAATTCTCTTCTAATTTCTCTCCCTATCTCACCTTTCATTTGTCCCTTGTTGACCATCTTCATCTCTAAATGAATCTTTTTCCTAAACCCTGAGATAGTAAACCTCATCCCTTTAATGTTCTCCATTGTAATCTCCTCGTACTACCTTACACTCTTAAGTTTCACCTTCATCAGCTATACAAAAGTtacaagctttttcttttgtaggcTTGATTATATTTGATCCTAGATTGAATCTTAAATGTTACGATTGTGAAGATTGAATCAACTGTCTATCTTTGGTTGATTTATGATACTATGAAGATTGATTTAGCTGTTTATCCCTAGTTGATTGTGATGACTTCAAGTTACCCTTATTAAAGTGATCTTGTAACACTCTAATTTATCCAATATTCTCCTGAAAAATGATGGTTCCATTGGAAACACCAATCTTGGACAAAGGCTAATGAATATGAATTTGGACAATGGTTTGGTAAGGGCATCGTTCAATTGTTGTGTAGTTGAGACATGTCTTACTTGAAGTTGTCCTTAGTTGACTTTTTCCATGATAAGAGACTAATGTAGTGCAAGATGCTTTATTCTAGTATGGAATATTGGGTTTCCACACGTATGTGTAGCACTTAAGTTGTCATAGAGGATAATTGGAACTATCATAAGTTTGCACTAGAATTCAAAGAGTAAAGATTGAATCCAAATTGTTGTTGAGACTACAATTGCAATGGCTCAATATTCAACTTTTGTTGAGGATCAACCAATAGTCTTTTTCTTCATAGAACTCCATGAAATTAGAGTGCTACCAAGAGACAATAGGCCATGAAGCATAGTACCTTTTAAGTATTTGAGTAGTCTTTCAAGAGATGTTTGATGTTATTAAGTTAGTTTATGCATGAATTGGGAGATCTTGTTAATAACATAGCTAATGTCAGGTCTTGTAATGGACAAATATTGTAGTGCACCAATTGTTCTTATAAATTTCGTAGGATTGATTACAGTAATGTTATTATGTAtcttaattaagttcacagaAATGGAAAGTGGTGTGCTAGATTCTTTTGCATTAGACATATGTGttatttgtaaaaaatattagTGATATTTTTGTGTTGAGTAAAAAAGAACTTTGGAATGAGGAATGTCTTCAACACCCAAAAAATAGTTCAATTTACctaagtttttaagagaaaacCTATATGACAAGGCTTGAACAAACTATGATAAAAAAGAATTGTCAttgtgaataaaaaaaaagaaagaaaaagaatgagagaaaaagaaaacagaaataGGGGGAATTGAGTGAAAAGTGAAAGGAAATGTGactt from Theobroma cacao cultivar B97-61/B2 chromosome 9, Criollo_cocoa_genome_V2, whole genome shotgun sequence harbors:
- the LOC18589177 gene encoding PTI1-like tyrosine-protein kinase At3g15890; this translates as MGSALCCCSSDKVDEGVSVVTPGNTTWRIFTYKELHTATNGFRDDNMLGEGGFGSVYLGKTSDGLQIAVKKLKAMTSKAEMEFAVEVEVLGRVRHKNLLGLRGYCVGTDQRLIVYDYMPNLSLLSHLHGQYAREVLLDWKRRMKIAIGSAEGILYLHHEVTPHIIHRDIKASNVLLDSDFEPLVADFGFAKLIPEGVSHMTTRVKGTLGYLAPEYAMWGKVSESCDVYSFGILLLELLTGRKPIEKLPGGVKRTITEWAEPFIAKGRFKDLVDPKLRGNFDENQLKQAINVAALCVQNEPEKRPSMKEVVGMLKGYDSRGKVMKTRMHSVKYREELLALDQTSDDDDDGGLEESYGVFGAMEVQKMQDPYRRYGDRKTTKHV